From Salvia splendens isolate huo1 chromosome 16, SspV2, whole genome shotgun sequence, a single genomic window includes:
- the LOC121770643 gene encoding uncharacterized protein LOC121770643 — protein MDNSNDEFEPLFDYTRVQPASVICLDDDLDGTPDFASKKRRISDTTDEKKQDVNSKDVKVIDCGGKEEEEEDWLPPPPKNLDADSKSIGEDSTLKALRLERQELASFARSADDVVRAVEESVRKDLSASLQSSPKSVAKQPVEPQRERAKLVISIQDKDELKQFRVYMDDKFERLFKIYADKTNLDVKNLVFCFDGDKVTPDQTPTSLGMEESDILEVHVKSS, from the exons ATG gaTAATTCAAACGATGAATTCGAACCCCTCTTTGATTATACTCGCGTGCAGCCTGCGTCGGTCATCTGCCTCGATG ATGACCTAGACGGAACACCTGATTTTGCCTCTAAGAAACGGAGAATCTCTGATACTACG GATGAGAAAAAACAAGATGTGAACTCGAAAGATGTGAAGGTGATAGATTGTGGTggtaaagaagaagaagaggaggattgGTTGCCTCCGCCGCCAAAGAATCTGGATGCTGATTCTAAAAGTATTGGCGAGGACTCAACTTTGAAGGCCCTCAG GTTAGAAAGGCAGGAATTGGCATCTTTTGCACGGTCAGCTGATGATGTAGTTCGAGCTGTTGAAGAATCTGTAAGAAAAGACCTTAGTGCTTCCTTACAATCTTCCCCAAAATCTGTTGCCAAGCAGCCGGTGGAGCCTCAACGTGAGAGGGCAAAACTTGTAATATCCATCCAGGACAAAGATGAGCTTAAGCAATTTCGAGTGTACATG GATGATAAATTTGAACGACTCTTCAAGATTTACGCTGACAAAACTAACTTGGATGTGAAAAATCTTGTCTTTTGCTTTGATGGGGACAAAGTAACTCCTGATCAAACACCTACTAGCCTTGGAATGGAGGAGAGCGACATCTTAGAAGTGCACGTGAAATCAAGCTGA
- the LOC121770560 gene encoding E3 ubiquitin-protein ligase RHA2B-like, translating into MGLQNHLSDLSSESILIITVVLLGKSFSYLHSLILTFLHNLGLLSRPPPFHADRDFVSAFNHVVGSGLAVLCDQLALNHGCSYQDPDADCAVCLNRLARGDRVRRLACRHVFHKDCFDGWLHHLNFSCPLCRAPVVSDDHVDCARQTICWIGSHLTARESNSPPFLP; encoded by the coding sequence ATGGGCCTACAGAACCACCTCTCCGACCTCTCCTCCGAATCAATACTCATAATCACCGTGGTTCTCCTCGGAAAAAGCTTCAGCTACCTCCATTCCCTAATCCTCACCTTCCTCCACAACCTCGGCCTCCTCTCCCGGCCTCCGCCCTTCCACGCCGACCGCgacttcgtctccgccttcaaCCACGTCGTCGGCTCCGGCCTCGCCGTCCTCTGCGACCAGCTCGCCCTAAACCACGGCTGCTCCTACCAGGATCCGGACGCCGACTGCGCGGTGTGCCTCAACCGCCTCGCTCGCGGGGACCGCGTGCGCAGGctcgcgtgccgccacgtcttCCACAAGGACTGCTTCGACGGCTGGCTTCACCACCTCAACTTCAGCTGCCCACTATGCCGCGCTCCTGTGGTCTCCGACGACCACGTCGACTGCGCGCGGCAGACCATCTGCTGGATTGGCTCCCACCTCACGGCGCGTGAATCGAATTCCCCCCCTTTTTTGCCCTAA
- the LOC121770938 gene encoding amino-acid permease BAT1 homolog has translation MSSITSNSRMAYAFSRDGAMPFSAFWHKVNKHEVPLNAVWLSAIIAFCMALTSLGSLVAFQAMVSIATIGLYIAYALPIFFRVTLARKSFRPGPFTLGRYGVFVGWTAVLWVATISVQFSLPVEYPITKETLNYTPVAVGGLLIITIGSWMVSARHWFKGPVTNIGS, from the exons ATGAGCTCCATCACGAGCAACTCGAG GATGGCCTATGCCTTCTCCAGAGACGGCGCCATGCCATTCTCCGCGTTCTGGCACAAGGTCAACAAGCACGAGGTCCCCCTAAACGCTGTCTGGCTGTCAGCGATCATAGCCTTCTGTATGGCGCTAACG TCACTGGGAAGCTTAGTAGCGTTTCAAGCGATGGTATCCATAGCCACCATCGGGCTGTACATCGCATATGCTTTGCCGATCTTCTTCAGAGTGACCCTGGCTCGGAAGTCTTTCAGACCGGGGCCATTCACCTTGGGGAGGTATGGAGTGTTCGTTGGATGGACTGCGGTCCTGTGGGTGGCAACGATCTCTGTGCAATTCTCGTTGCCAGTGGAGTATCCGATCACGAAAGAGACACTGAACTACACTCCAGTTGCAGTTGGAGGGCTGCTGATTATAACAATTGGTTCTTGGATGGTAAGCGCTAGGCACTGGTTTAAAGGTCCTGTTACAAACATAGGCAGCTGA
- the LOC121772722 gene encoding putative zinc finger protein At1g68190: MEKRCEFCKGLRPVVFCKSDAAYLCLSCDAKVHSANALSYRHTRTLVCESCRNQPALVRCLDHHMFMCQSCDTIRHSSLHHNKKIVSCYVGCPSAKDLAELWGFEIKQSAEDSDVSSLVVNDGSQDKSRCCMILKQILELERLQLSEGIDDSCLAHVKERSGRWSFKHEATWKEHRMLEDQHLDHSGHDFQVRKSEESPFHQLDSLAGNGNPMAGDAFWQNRSPLHNNEIWAQNMQDLGVCDEVGSFEDVNIPDVDVTFQSFEELFGSEQEPTNSFEDEHPSFHATKIEQSNDMDKEMATWVSLFSVSRITGESSVSHSNDDETFPKHVSGDVDVTKLKNATMRYKDKKASRNEKQAQNTCPRSKSNFKKRGNSQVLKAEGDCGSSVSTII; this comes from the exons ATGGAGAAAAGGTGTGAATTCTGCAAGGGTTTGAGGCCGGTTGTGTTCTGCAAATCGGATGCAGCGTACCTCTGCCTCTCGTGCGATGCCAAGGTCCACTCTGCCAACGCTCTATCCTACAGACATACGCGTACTCTTGTCTGCGAATCCTGCAGGAATCAGCCTGCATTAGTCCGATGCCTCGACCACCATATGTTCATGTGCCAGAGCTGTGACACCATCCGCCACTCCTCTCTCCATCACAATAAGAAGATAGTTAGCTGCTATGTTGGATGCCCCTCTGCTAAGGATCTAGCTGAGTTGTGGGGGTTTGAGATCAAACAGTCTGCTGAGGATTCAGATGTTTCATCATTG GTAGTAAACGATGGAAGCCAGGACAAGAGTAGGTGTTGTATGATTCTGAAGCAGATCTTGGAGTTGGAGAGGCTTCAACTCTCGGAGGGGATCGATGATTCATGTCTAGCACATGTGAAGGAGCGTTCGGGACGATGGAGTTTCAAGCATGAGGCAACGTGGAAGGAGCACAGAATGCTCGAGGATCAGCATCTTGATCATTCTGGTCATGACTTCCAAGTTAGGAAGAGTGAGGAGTCTCCTTTTCACCAACTAGACAGCTTGGCTGGCAATGGGAATCCGATGGCCGGGGACGCCTTTTGGCAGAACAGAAGCCCTCTTCACAACAATGAG ATCTGGGCTCAAAACATGCAAGATTTGGGAGTTTGTGATGAAGTGGGAAGCTTTGAAGATGTGAACATCCCTGATGTTGATGTCACATTTCAAAGCTTTGAAGAGCTGTTTGGGAGTGAGCAAGAGCCCACCAACTCCTTTGAAGATGAGCATCCATCATTTCATGCCACCAAAATTGAG CAAAGCAATGATATGGACAAGGAAATGGCTACTTGGGTATCGTTGTTTTCTGTCTCGAGAATCACTGGCGAGAGTAGTGTGTCCCACAGTAACGATGACGAGACATTTCCTAAACACGTGTCGGGTGACGTGGACGTTACAAAGCTGAAAAATGCCACAATGAGATACAAGGACAAGAAAGCTTCAAG GAATGAAAAGCAAGCCCAAAATACTTGTCCAAGATCAAAGTCCAATTTCAAGAAAAGGGGAAACAGTCAAGTTTTGAAGGCAGAAGGTGATTGTGGAAGTAGTGTCTCTACCATCATCTGA